The genomic window GTTGCGCCTCCCTTCCACGGGCTTACGCCCGTGGCTACACTCTGCCGCCCGCCCATGGCGGGCTGCGAAGGCAGTTGTCCTGAGTTGGTGCCGCCAGTAGCACAGTTCTCTTCCCGACCTGTTCTCAGGAGGTCCACGGATGGGTCGTTGGCTTGCCGGTGCCGTGCTCTGCCTGGCCGCCTCGTTAGCACTCGCCGCCGACGCCTGGCCGCCAAAGGGCACGCCGCTGCGCGTGCCAGTGACGCGCGACCTGTGGGTTTCGTCGTGCCCCGGCGAAACCCAGGGCAACAACGGCGGCGCCGACAAGCTGAAGACGAAGGCGTACCAGGAGTTCTTCCTGTTGGATATTGACCCCGCGCCGCTCAAGGGGCGGGTCATCACGGGCGCCGTGCTGCACCTGCACTGCGCGTCGAAGGACATCCAGAAGCGCCTGGCCGTCTCGTCCCTCGCCTCCGAGTGGGTCGAGGGCACGGGCACGGGCTATGCCAAGCAGCCGGGCAGCTCTTGCTTTGAGGAGGCGGAGTTGAGCAAGCGCCCCTGGGCCTACCCCGGCAGCGATCTCACGGCCGTGATGATGGGCGAGGGCAACACACTCTGGGCCACGTGGGACGCCACGCCGCCCGACGCCGAGGGCTGGCAGACGGTGGCTGTGGAGCCGCGCGTCGTCGCCGCCCGCGTCGCCGGCCTCTCCCATGGCTTCGTGGTCTTCGATGACACGGGGAGCGAGTGGACGCGGAACGGCGAACAGGTCAAGCGGTTCATCTTCCCCAACCGCTTCGTCCACAGCCGCGAATCGGGCGCGAAGACCGCCCCCTACTTCACCATCTACCTCGGCGACGAGGACAAGCGGCCGCCCGCCGCTCCCACCGACATCCGCCAGGACGAGGCCGTCCTCCCCGCCGGCGAGGCCATCGTCTCCTGGGTCTCACCCCCCGACGCACTAGGCTTCAACGTCAAATTGCTCCGGGGCAGCAACCCTGCAATGGCTGTGCCCCGCTACCTCATACCAATGGCGGCACCGGGCCAGCGGGTGGAAATGCACATAGGAGACCTGGGCTTCGAAGGTGGGGAGACTCTTAGCGTAGGCGTCGCCGCAGTGGATGCCGCTGGCAACACAAGCCAGCCAGCGCCCGCCGCCGTCAAGCTCTCCGCCACGCCGCCCACCGTGCCAATCGGCGGCGAGCCGGCGGCGAAGTTCACCGAGGCTGTCCCGCTGCCCAAGCTGGGCGGGGCCGAGGTCGCGGTGATTGACCCGCTGGACAAGGTGAAGCCGGACTCAGGGGAGCTGATCCCATCGCACGATGCCGCCTATCTCGCGGCGAACCACCTGTGGTCAGCGAAGGACAAGCTGGTGCGCCTCTATGCCGCCAAGAACGAGTTCGTCGCCTTCCAGGTCGTGCTCAAGGGCGCCGCGGCGGGGGCGACGCCCGCCGTCAAGCTCCCCGAGCCCCTCAAGGCCACGCTCCTGGAGTTCCACAACGTAAAGTCCAAGAGCGGCCCGCTCCCCGACCCGCTCGTGCCAATCAGGGTCGCCCTCACGTCGGGTGGCATTGTGGGCGGGACGTCCCCGTCCCGCGATACGCGGCGTGGGGACACACCGCCCACAACCTATGGCCCGCGGTGCGCCGCGTTCCTTGCCGATCTCTATGTGCCGCACGAGACCCCCGAGGGGAAACACACAGGCACCCTCACGCTCATGAAGGACGGCGACTCGCTCGCCATCGCCATCGAGCTCAACGTGTGGGATTTCTGCCTGCCCGACTGCCTGTCGTTCATCCCCGAGATGAACAGCTACGGGCTGCCGTCGCCAGAGCTGGGCTACTACCGCGTGGGCCACGCCCACCGCACGTGCGTCAACGCTCTCCCCTACAGCCAAAGCGGCAGCGTGCGCGCCGCGCCGAAGTGGGACGGCGAGAAGCTGGACTGGACGGAGTGGGACAAGCGCTTCGGCCCGCTCCTCAATGGCTCGGCCTTCTCCGACCTGCCCCGCCGCGCCGTGCCGCTCGACTCCTTCTACCTGCCGCTCCACGAGAACTGGCCGGGCGACGTGTTCAAGGACTACAACGGCTCGTATTGGGCGGATAGGGCCTTCCCGCCCGCCTACCGCGAGACGTTTGTGAAGGTCTCGCGCCTCTTCGCCGAGCACTTCGCCGAGAAAGGCTGGAATGACACATTCCTTCAATTCTACCTGAACAACAAGAACAACTACAAGGACCGCGGCTGGTCGCGGGGGGCGTCGCCGTGGATACTCGACGAGCCGGCGAGCTTCCAGGACTACTGGGCGCTCCGCTGGTTCGCCACCGCCTTCCACGAGGGCTCGGCCGCGGCACGTGGCAAGACGAAGCTCGGTTACCGCATTGACATCTCGCGGCCCCAGTGGGAGCGCGACTGCCTGACGCCGCTGACCGACTTCTACGTGTGCAGCGGCGTCTTCCGCAAGTATCGCCGTATGATCCTCGACCGCCAGCGGCGGAACGGCATGGTTATCTTTGAGTACGGCTCGTCCAACCCAATTGAGGCGTCAAACGTCCAGCCCGCCGGCTGGTGCGTGAGCGCCTGGTGCCTGGGCGCCGACGGCATCGTGCCCTGGCAGACCATTGGCAGCGAGGGTTCGTGGGCCAATGCCGACGAGTGCTCGCTCTTCTACCCTGGCGGCAAGGTGGGCAGCGCCGAGCCAATCCCCAGCGTCCGCCTCAAAGCCTATCGCCGTGGCCAGCAGGACGTCGAGTACCTGACGATGCTCGCGCAGCACCTCAAGGCCCCCCGCTGGGCAGTTGGCCAAGCCGTGCAGGAGAAGCTGCGCCTCGTCGGCGCCGCGCAGAAAGGCCCCGACGTGGGCGGCATCGAGGATGCGGGGCGGATCTCGTTTCGCGACCTGTCGCCGGTCGCCCTATGGGAACTCCGCACGCAGGTCGGCAGCATTCTGTCGAGGGCCAAGCCCGAATGGAAGCGTCGGCTCGTGGACCTGCGTCCGCCCGCCCGCGACGTGAGCAAGCTGCCCACCTTCCTCCCCGAGCCGCGTCCGCCCGTGGCCGAGAAGGGCTCCGACGGCGCTCAGCGGTAGACGAGGAGTTCGGAGAGGTGGCAGACGCGAACCGGGAGCTTGCGGAGGCGGACGCCGTAGGAAAGCTGGATGATGCAGGCGGGGCACGAGGTGACGAGGACGTTGGCACCCGTCTTCACAACGTTGTCCATTTTGCGGTCGAGAACCTGGCGGGCGAGGTCGTAGTGCCCGAGGGCGTAGGAGCCGGCTCCGCCGCAACACCAGTCGGCCTCGGGCAGCTCGCGGTACTCGACGCCCGGCAGGGACTTCAGGATGTCGCGGGGCTCCTTGACGAGTTTCTGGCCGCGAGAGGCGTGGCAGGGGTCGTGCCAGGTGACTACGAGATGCGATGCGTGATGCGTGATGCGTGATGAAGAGCAAGAAGCGGCAAGGAACTGGACCACGTCGCGGGTGCGGGAGGCGAGCTTCTCGGCCTCCCTGCGGAGCGGGTCGGCCTCGGGGAAGAGCGTGGGGTATTTCTTGAGGAACGAGGCGCACGACGAGCAATCGGTGACGACGAGGTCGTAGGGGGCGGCGCCGAGACACTGGAGGTTCTTGCGTGCGAGGCTCAGCGCGGCTTCGCGGTCGCCGTAGGTCTCGGCAGGCAGGCCGCAACAGCAGTTGGGCAGGACGGTGACCGTCTTTCCCCGCGCCTTGAGCAGTTCGAGCGACGCCTCGGCCGCGTCGGGCGTCATGATGTCCATGCCGCAGCCGACGAAGTAGGCGATGTGGAGGGCATCCCCATGGCCGTCGTAGCGGCCGGCCTTCACCCTGTCGCGGAATGCCCTGGCGGGAAACCGCTCGACGATCTCCTCGGCTCGCGGAAAGTCGCGGCCAAAGATGCGAAGGAGCCCGAGCGCCTTGGCGACGCTGGAGAGCTTCGCCTTCTTGCCCAGGGCTGCGGCGCGCGCGGCGAGGCGCAAGCGGCCTGGATAGGGCAGCAGGCGGTGGAAGAGCAGCTTGTGGAGGCGGCTCCGCCCGACCTTCTGGAGGAACTGGCCGCGGGCCGCGGTGATGAGGTCGGCGGTCGGCACCGCGGGGAAGCAGTGGGCCGTACACGCCCCGCACAGCAGGCAGGCGAAGAGCGGTTCCTTGAGGTCCGACGACCACTCGACGCGCCCCTCGACGATGGCGCGCAGGAGTGCCAGCCGCCCGCGAGCCACGCCCGCCTCGTGCCCGGTCGAGCGGAAGATCGGGCAGGCCGTCTGACAGAAGCCGCAGCGGTTGCAGCGCACGATCTGGTCGTACTGGTCGGTGATATCCATCAGCGCAGCAGACCCCTGAAGGGATGAATGGATGGGTGGATGAGTGGATGAATGAAAGACAGCGGGGAGTCATCCATCCATCCAATCACCCATTCATCCTCCGACTCAGTTGATCGAGGCCACGAGGCCCTCAACGAACTTGCGAGCCGCCCTGGCTTCTCCAAGCAGGGTCGGCAGGTCGCCAGGGGCGAGGGTCTCGATGACGAGCGGGCCGCTCGTGAAGCCGCCCTTCTTGAGCGCGCCCAGCACCGCCCGGAAGTCCACCTGCCCCGTGCCCGGCGTGACGGCGACATTCTTGGGGTGCTTGTAGTCCTTGATGCACACACCGCTCACCAGGCCGTCCACCGTCGCGGCGTCCTTCGCAGGGTCGAGTTCACCGTCGGAGTAGTAGTAGATGTTGCCGGGATCGTACCAGAGGCGGAAGCTCTTGTGCCCGACGGCCTCGATGCACTGGCGGCACTGGGGGCCGGTGGCGTTGAGGCCGCCGTGCGGCTTCAGCACGATTTCGAGGCCCTTCTCGGCGGCGTACGGGCAGACTTCGGCGATGGTCTTGTAGTAGGCGTCGTTGGCCTTCGCGTCGCCCGTGCCGCCGACCATGAGGGCCTTGGCGGTTGCGGCGACGCAACAGTCAATGAGCTTCTTGAGCGCGGCGACGCCCGGCTCGCCCAGCGGGAACCCGCCGCCGTAGACGCACGGGACGCTGAGCCCACGCTTCCTGACCTCCTCGCCAACCTGTTGCGCCTCCTCGAGGGTCGTGGCCGTGGAGATCACCAGGTTGTTCTTGCCCTTGGCAGTCATCAGGCCCGCGTGCTTGAAGCCCGCCTCTGCGATGGCGTCGAGGGCCACGTGGTACTCGTGCTTGTCCCACGGGCGCGTCCAGCAGCCGATCTGCCAACCGCCCGGCCTCTCCCCCGCCGCGCGGGCGCGCGCCGCAGCCAGTCCGAGGCCGGCAGCAGCCATCATTTCGCGTCGTGTCATCGGTTCATCTCCTTCCAGGCAGGCGGCCGGGGGCGAAGACGCCGTGGGGGTCGAGAGCGGCCTTGAGCCGGTGCATCACCTTCCAGTCGCTTCGCTCCGGGGCGAAGACATCGTGGGTCTTCTTGAACTCCTCAGGAGCCTTCTCCATGACCACATGCCCTGCCCAGTTCCCCGCGGCGGCCGCAAGGGCCGCCCACTGCTCCTCTGAGAACGCCGCAAACCCCAGCGTGGCCCGCCCGCAGCCGAAGTCCAGCAGGGCATCGGCTGAGCGCGGAAGAGCCTCGACCGCCGCCGCCATGAGTCCGACGGGAACATCAACACGGACGACGAACGAGGCGGCGAACGCGGAGCGCAGAACCTCGGCGTGGGTCCCCTGATAGAGGGGGTAGCTTGCCGCCTCATCGTCCCGCAGTCGGGCGGCTCTGAGGATGCCGGCAGCGGCATCGAGCTGCGCCCCAACTGTCACCCCGAAGCCCTCAAACCCAACACTCAACCGCCAGGAATCCGATCCACGTGCTGTTGGAGCGGCCGTGACGAAGGCGGGGTTCAGCCTCGAGCGCAGAAGCTCGCCAGCGGCAGCCGCGCATTGGCACAGCGTCCCTGAAGCCGAGAGGGCGCGGCACATTTCAGGGACGGTGCAGACCCGGAACGTCACTTCCGTGAGGAGGCCCAGCGTGCCGGCCGACCCGGCGAGGAGGCGGGTGATGTCGTAGCCCGCGACATTCTTGATGACGCGGCCCCCCGCCTTGATGTGCTTCGCCATGCCTGAGACGAAGCGAAGGCCGAGCAGCGCGTCCCGGGGCGCTCCATAGGCCAACCGCTCGGGGCCGCACGCGCCGAGCGCCACCATGCCGCCCACCGTGCACGCGTCGGCCAGCGGAGGGCGGAACGGCAGCCACTGCCTGTGCGGCGCCAGGAACGCCTGGGCTGCCACGAGAGTCATCCCTGCGCCCAGAGTCACGGTCTGGTTGTCGGCGTCGTGTTCGATGACGGAGCAGAGCTGCTCGGTGCGGAGTGGGACTGTGGCTCGGTCAGACCAGTTGCCGAAGTCGGCGCGGCGTCCGCCCCCCACGGGCACGAGGGCCTGGCGCGCGGCTATGGCGGCCGCAACCATCTCGCAGGCCTCCGCCGGACTGGAGGGGACGAGGGAACCCGCGACGCCCGATTGCGACTGGCGAGCCGCGGGCTGGGCAGATGCGGCGATGGTGGGAATCGCCTTGCCCGGGTTCATCAATTGGGCGGGGTCGAAGGCCTGCTTGACGGCCTGCTGGAACGCCAGGTCCTCGTCGGAGAAGATGAGCCGCATCCCATCGAGTTTCTCGACGCCCACGCCGTGCTCGCCAGTGATCGTGCCGCCGAGCGCCACGCAGGCCTTCATCACCTCGCGGCCCGCCTCGTGCACGCGATGCGTCTGGCCAGCGTCGCGGTTGTCGAAGAACAGCAGAGGGTGCAGATTGCCATCGCCCGCGTGCAGCACGTTGCCGCTGGGAAATCCGAACCGCGCCGCGATCTCCGCCACGCGCTCGAGGGCCTCGGGCAGGCGGTTGCGGGGCACCGTGCAGTCGGCCACCCAGAAGCTGGGCGCGATGCGCGCCAGCGCGCCAAAGGCGCCCCGCCGCCCGGCCCAGAGCTGGTCCCGCTCCGCTGCGTCGCGGGCTCGGCGAATGCTGCGGCAGCCGTTGGCCGCGCACAGCTCCTCGATGCGCTGGGCCTGCGAGTCGAGGCCGGCCGCCGGCCCCTCGACCTCGATGATGAGCACCGCGGCCGCATCGAGCGGGTAGCCGGCAGGA from Planctomycetota bacterium includes these protein-coding regions:
- a CDS encoding (Fe-S)-binding protein, whose product is MDITDQYDQIVRCNRCGFCQTACPIFRSTGHEAGVARGRLALLRAIVEGRVEWSSDLKEPLFACLLCGACTAHCFPAVPTADLITAARGQFLQKVGRSRLHKLLFHRLLPYPGRLRLAARAAALGKKAKLSSVAKALGLLRIFGRDFPRAEEIVERFPARAFRDRVKAGRYDGHGDALHIAYFVGCGMDIMTPDAAEASLELLKARGKTVTVLPNCCCGLPAETYGDREAALSLARKNLQCLGAAPYDLVVTDCSSCASFLKKYPTLFPEADPLRREAEKLASRTRDVVQFLAASCSSSRITHHASHLVVTWHDPCHASRGQKLVKEPRDILKSLPGVEYRELPEADWCCGGAGSYALGHYDLARQVLDRKMDNVVKTGANVLVTSCPACIIQLSYGVRLRKLPVRVCHLSELLVYR
- a CDS encoding FAD-linked oxidase C-terminal domain-containing protein, whose translation is MIPAGLLNQLRRIVGKANVAAGPVDAEVYSYDASLAIGIPDAVVFPASTEEVAAVVRAANAACVPVVPRGFGTNLSGGSIAPRGGVIVCLTRMNRILSLEPERRLALAQPGVTNLELQAALAPLGFYFAPDPASQKAATLGGNVAENSGGPHCVKYGVMTNHVLGMEVVLPSGEVTRLGAGALDPPGYDLRGLLVGSEGTLGVVTEMTLRILPLPEKVITLLAIYESTQAAARSVSAIIAHGIVPATLEMMDNPVIRAVEASYPAGYPLDAAAVLIIEVEGPAAGLDSQAQRIEELCAANGCRSIRRARDAAERDQLWAGRRGAFGALARIAPSFWVADCTVPRNRLPEALERVAEIAARFGFPSGNVLHAGDGNLHPLLFFDNRDAGQTHRVHEAGREVMKACVALGGTITGEHGVGVEKLDGMRLIFSDEDLAFQQAVKQAFDPAQLMNPGKAIPTIAASAQPAARQSQSGVAGSLVPSSPAEACEMVAAAIAARQALVPVGGGRRADFGNWSDRATVPLRTEQLCSVIEHDADNQTVTLGAGMTLVAAQAFLAPHRQWLPFRPPLADACTVGGMVALGACGPERLAYGAPRDALLGLRFVSGMAKHIKAGGRVIKNVAGYDITRLLAGSAGTLGLLTEVTFRVCTVPEMCRALSASGTLCQCAAAAGELLRSRLNPAFVTAAPTARGSDSWRLSVGFEGFGVTVGAQLDAAAGILRAARLRDDEAASYPLYQGTHAEVLRSAFAASFVVRVDVPVGLMAAAVEALPRSADALLDFGCGRATLGFAAFSEEQWAALAAAAGNWAGHVVMEKAPEEFKKTHDVFAPERSDWKVMHRLKAALDPHGVFAPGRLPGRR
- a CDS encoding sugar phosphate isomerase/epimerase family protein, which encodes MTRREMMAAAGLGLAAARARAAGERPGGWQIGCWTRPWDKHEYHVALDAIAEAGFKHAGLMTAKGKNNLVISTATTLEEAQQVGEEVRKRGLSVPCVYGGGFPLGEPGVAALKKLIDCCVAATAKALMVGGTGDAKANDAYYKTIAEVCPYAAEKGLEIVLKPHGGLNATGPQCRQCIEAVGHKSFRLWYDPGNIYYYSDGELDPAKDAATVDGLVSGVCIKDYKHPKNVAVTPGTGQVDFRAVLGALKKGGFTSGPLVIETLAPGDLPTLLGEARAARKFVEGLVASIN
- a CDS encoding DUF4091 domain-containing protein, with amino-acid sequence MGRWLAGAVLCLAASLALAADAWPPKGTPLRVPVTRDLWVSSCPGETQGNNGGADKLKTKAYQEFFLLDIDPAPLKGRVITGAVLHLHCASKDIQKRLAVSSLASEWVEGTGTGYAKQPGSSCFEEAELSKRPWAYPGSDLTAVMMGEGNTLWATWDATPPDAEGWQTVAVEPRVVAARVAGLSHGFVVFDDTGSEWTRNGEQVKRFIFPNRFVHSRESGAKTAPYFTIYLGDEDKRPPAAPTDIRQDEAVLPAGEAIVSWVSPPDALGFNVKLLRGSNPAMAVPRYLIPMAAPGQRVEMHIGDLGFEGGETLSVGVAAVDAAGNTSQPAPAAVKLSATPPTVPIGGEPAAKFTEAVPLPKLGGAEVAVIDPLDKVKPDSGELIPSHDAAYLAANHLWSAKDKLVRLYAAKNEFVAFQVVLKGAAAGATPAVKLPEPLKATLLEFHNVKSKSGPLPDPLVPIRVALTSGGIVGGTSPSRDTRRGDTPPTTYGPRCAAFLADLYVPHETPEGKHTGTLTLMKDGDSLAIAIELNVWDFCLPDCLSFIPEMNSYGLPSPELGYYRVGHAHRTCVNALPYSQSGSVRAAPKWDGEKLDWTEWDKRFGPLLNGSAFSDLPRRAVPLDSFYLPLHENWPGDVFKDYNGSYWADRAFPPAYRETFVKVSRLFAEHFAEKGWNDTFLQFYLNNKNNYKDRGWSRGASPWILDEPASFQDYWALRWFATAFHEGSAAARGKTKLGYRIDISRPQWERDCLTPLTDFYVCSGVFRKYRRMILDRQRRNGMVIFEYGSSNPIEASNVQPAGWCVSAWCLGADGIVPWQTIGSEGSWANADECSLFYPGGKVGSAEPIPSVRLKAYRRGQQDVEYLTMLAQHLKAPRWAVGQAVQEKLRLVGAAQKGPDVGGIEDAGRISFRDLSPVALWELRTQVGSILSRAKPEWKRRLVDLRPPARDVSKLPTFLPEPRPPVAEKGSDGAQR